One genomic segment of Thermus neutrinimicus includes these proteins:
- a CDS encoding M3 family oligoendopeptidase, with protein sequence MEWDLSDLYRGPEDPGLERDLAEALHLAHSLDPKDLLDPIRAEDLFRRYEEALEKAYKPLNYASLYFATRTQDPVAKALLDRVRNRYTEVRNRLVPLEVALRKIPEGAFQALLEHPGLADLRHFLQRQRAYAPHTLSEREEELLNLKGLVGRSAWSQFYTEYTGRFRFRLGERELTEMEVRALRRDPDPGVRREAHRELYGKLMAEAPTLSAVFNAVYLDYLQDLRLKNFQHPLEPVALRDEVEVKDIEALLEATQAHYPLVEAYYRWKARRLGLEKTPSPDLLAPLAKEKPRVPFEEAKDLVLTAFRRFSPKLEGIAREFFEKRWIDVYPRPGKRGGAFCSGGLPSTHPYILLNHTDDLDAAHTLAHELGHGVHFHLARKQRLLNFGASTPLAETASVFAEILLDDLLLEKLSGEERTLLLAERVEDAINTLFRQVMYTFFERRSLEARREAALSPEAFHGIWQEEQGKLYGEAVEWTELDQAAWAGIPHFVHYRFYTYSYALGYLVVLALYGKYQEEGEAFVPKYLGILEAGESQSPKEILAQAGVDLASEAFFRYGFGVLESWLKALP encoded by the coding sequence ATGGAGTGGGACCTTAGCGACCTGTACCGGGGCCCTGAGGACCCAGGCCTTGAACGAGACCTGGCCGAGGCCCTACACCTTGCCCACAGCCTGGACCCCAAGGACCTCCTGGACCCCATCCGGGCAGAAGACCTTTTCCGGCGCTACGAGGAGGCCTTGGAGAAGGCCTATAAGCCTTTGAACTACGCCTCCTTGTACTTTGCCACCCGCACCCAGGACCCCGTGGCCAAGGCCCTTCTGGACCGGGTAAGGAACCGCTACACCGAGGTGCGAAACCGCCTGGTGCCCCTCGAGGTGGCCCTGCGCAAGATTCCCGAGGGAGCCTTCCAGGCCCTCCTGGAGCACCCTGGCCTTGCTGATCTGCGCCACTTCCTGCAAAGGCAAAGGGCCTACGCCCCCCACACCCTTTCCGAGCGGGAAGAGGAGCTTTTAAACCTCAAGGGCCTGGTGGGACGAAGCGCCTGGAGCCAGTTCTACACGGAATACACCGGGCGCTTCCGCTTCCGGCTGGGGGAAAGGGAGCTCACCGAGATGGAGGTCCGGGCCCTTAGACGGGACCCCGACCCCGGGGTACGGCGGGAAGCCCACCGGGAGCTTTACGGGAAGCTCATGGCCGAGGCGCCCACCCTAAGCGCGGTGTTCAACGCGGTCTACCTGGACTATCTCCAGGACCTCCGCCTCAAGAACTTCCAGCATCCCCTAGAGCCCGTGGCCCTCAGGGACGAGGTGGAGGTGAAGGACATAGAGGCCCTCCTCGAGGCCACCCAGGCCCACTACCCCCTGGTGGAGGCCTACTACCGCTGGAAGGCCAGAAGGTTGGGCCTGGAGAAAACCCCAAGCCCCGACCTCCTGGCCCCTTTGGCCAAGGAGAAGCCCCGGGTGCCCTTTGAGGAGGCCAAGGACCTGGTCCTCACCGCCTTCCGCCGCTTTTCCCCGAAGCTGGAAGGGATCGCCCGGGAGTTCTTTGAGAAACGCTGGATCGACGTGTACCCCAGGCCCGGCAAGCGGGGAGGGGCCTTCTGCTCCGGCGGGCTTCCCTCCACCCACCCCTACATCCTCCTCAACCACACCGACGACCTGGACGCCGCCCACACCCTGGCCCATGAGCTTGGGCATGGAGTGCACTTCCACCTGGCCAGGAAGCAACGCCTCCTGAACTTCGGGGCCTCCACCCCCCTGGCGGAAACCGCCAGCGTCTTTGCCGAGATCCTCCTGGACGACCTCCTCTTGGAAAAGCTTTCCGGGGAGGAGCGCACCCTGCTCTTGGCCGAGAGGGTGGAGGATGCCATCAACACCCTCTTCCGCCAGGTCATGTACACCTTCTTTGAGCGAAGGAGCCTCGAGGCCCGCCGGGAAGCCGCCCTCTCCCCCGAGGCCTTCCACGGGATCTGGCAGGAGGAGCAAGGGAAGCTTTACGGGGAGGCCGTGGAGTGGACGGAGCTGGACCAGGCGGCCTGGGCGGGCATCCCCCACTTCGTCCACTACCGCTTCTACACCTATAGCTACGCCCTGGGGTACCTGGTGGTGCTGGCCCTCTACGGCAAGTACCAGGAGGAGGGGGAGGCCTTCGTGCCCAAGTACCTGGGGATCCTGGAGGCGGGGGAAAGCCAAAGCCCCAAGGAGATCCTGGCCCAGGCCGGGGTGGACCTGGCCTCCGAGGCCTTCTTCCGGTACGGGTTCGGGGTCCTGGAATCTTGGCTTAAGGCCCTTCCGTAA